The following proteins come from a genomic window of Pseudochaenichthys georgianus chromosome 17, fPseGeo1.2, whole genome shotgun sequence:
- the guk1a gene encoding guanylate kinase isoform X2, with translation MYMRFFSRLFSAMAGPRPVVFSGPSGAGKSTLLKKLMKEYDIVFGFSVSHTTRNPRPGEVNGKDYHYVTREAMQKAIDKGEFIENAVFSGNMYGTSKAAVQAVQAKNLICILDIDMQGVRNIKKTDLNPIYVSIQPPSMAVLEKRLRDRKTETEESLQKRLHAAQVDMEFGKEPDIFDVLIINDHLDEAYVQLKEALSEEINMVKKASLSS, from the exons ATGTACATGAGATTTTTTTCCAGGCTATTCTCAG CTATGGCTGGTCCCAGGCCTGTGGTGTTCAGCGGCCCCTCGGGGGCGGGGAAGAGCACTCTGCTGAAGAAGCTCATGAAGGAGTACGACATTGTCTTTGGCTTCAGCGTCTCCC ATACAACTAGAAATCCTCGACCTGGAGAGGTGAATGGCAAAG ATTACCATTATGTCACACGAGAGGCGATGCAGAAAGCCATTGACAAAGGCGAATTCATTGAGAACGCAGTGTTTTCGGGGAACATGTACGGGACGAGTAAAGCTGCCGTACAAGCCGTCCAGGCCAAAAACCTCATCTGTATACTCGACATCGACATGCAGGGTGTGAGGAACATCAAGAAGACAGACCTTAATCCCATCTACGTCTCCATCCAGCCGCCGTCCATGGCAGTCCTG GAAAAACGTTtaagagacagaaagacagaaacaGAGGAGAGCCTCCAAAAGCGCTTGCATGCTGCTCAAGTGGACATGGAGTTTg GTAAAGAACCAGATATATTTGATGTTCTTATTATCAATGATCATTTGGACGAAGCCTATGTGCAGTTAAAAGAAGCTCTCAGTGAG GAAATCAATATGGTCAAGAAAGCCAGCTTGTCTTCGTAG
- the c17h1orf35 gene encoding multiple myeloma tumor-associated protein 2, with protein sequence MFGSSRSGGVRGGQDQFNWDDVKGDKHRENYLGNSLMAPVGRWQKGKDLSWYAKDKKDGAPLSKEEEIAAVKAAEHEALMAALGHKNIKRQPTGLTKEDLADVCRREDADGEERDVDRVSGLGSSSVGSKKMVLSQKEKEAAKIGLSVFTHCKTESRPESSATKTPQSVEKGDVEQRHDSKKKKKEKKSKRDKKKKKKRQRKDSSSSESDDDKKRHRKDHHHHNPSYHSQSGARPHDSHSRGGAKAEREPSYPHHRQQRHDTDSSDGGSPVPRNPVSHKTAPAGHTQSHRRRHDTDSDD encoded by the exons ATGTTTGGTTCCTCCAGATCTGGAGGGGTCAGAGGAGGCCAGGACCAGTTCAACTGGGATGACGTGAAGggtgataaacacagagaaaaTTATCTCG GCAACTCTTTGATGGCACCAGTAGGACGATGGCAGAAAGGCAAAGATCTGTCATGGTACGCAAAAGACAAAAAAGACGGTGCACCTTTGTCCAAAGAGGAAGAAATAGCTGCCGTCAAGGCTGCAGAGCATGAGGCACTGATGGCTGCCCT AGGGCACAAGAATATAAAAAGGCAACCAACTGGCCTGACCAAAGAG GACCTTGCAGATGTCTGCCGGAGGGAAGATGCTGATGGTGAAGAGAGAGATGTGGACCGTGTCTCCGGCTTGGGAAGCTCTAG CGTAGGGTCAAAGAAAATGGTGCTGTCCCAAAAGGAAAAGGAAGCAGCTAAAATAGGCCTGTCTGTTTTTACG CACTGCAAAACAGAAAGTCGTCCAGAATCCTCAGCAACAAAGACGCCTCAGAGTGTTGAAAAGGGAGATGTCGAACAGCG GCACGAcagcaaaaagaaaaagaaagagaagAAGAGCAAGAGggacaaaaagaaaaagaagaagaggcaAAGAAAAGACTCGTCCTCCTCGGAGTCAGATGACGACAAGAAGAG GCACAGAAAGGACCACCATCATCATAATCCATCATACCATAGTCAGAGTGGAGCCAGACCCCATGACAGCCATTCAAGGGGGGGGGCAAAGGCCGAGCGAGAGCCCTCCTACCCCCATCATCGACAACAGCGGCATGACACAGACTCCTCTGatggggggtctcctgtcccccgTAACCCTGTCAGCCACAAGACAGCCCCTGCTGGTCACACACAAAGCCACAGGCGGCGCCACGACACAGACTCGGACGACTAA
- the guk1a gene encoding guanylate kinase isoform X1 gives MDITAVFACGTWKGGFSTTPRICTVHSAHAMAGPRPVVFSGPSGAGKSTLLKKLMKEYDIVFGFSVSHTTRNPRPGEVNGKDYHYVTREAMQKAIDKGEFIENAVFSGNMYGTSKAAVQAVQAKNLICILDIDMQGVRNIKKTDLNPIYVSIQPPSMAVLEKRLRDRKTETEESLQKRLHAAQVDMEFGKEPDIFDVLIINDHLDEAYVQLKEALSEEINMVKKASLSS, from the exons ATGGATATTACTGCTGTGTTTGCCTGTGGAACATGGAAAGGTGGATTTAGCACTACCCCTAGGATCTGTACTGTACATTCAGCTCACG CTATGGCTGGTCCCAGGCCTGTGGTGTTCAGCGGCCCCTCGGGGGCGGGGAAGAGCACTCTGCTGAAGAAGCTCATGAAGGAGTACGACATTGTCTTTGGCTTCAGCGTCTCCC ATACAACTAGAAATCCTCGACCTGGAGAGGTGAATGGCAAAG ATTACCATTATGTCACACGAGAGGCGATGCAGAAAGCCATTGACAAAGGCGAATTCATTGAGAACGCAGTGTTTTCGGGGAACATGTACGGGACGAGTAAAGCTGCCGTACAAGCCGTCCAGGCCAAAAACCTCATCTGTATACTCGACATCGACATGCAGGGTGTGAGGAACATCAAGAAGACAGACCTTAATCCCATCTACGTCTCCATCCAGCCGCCGTCCATGGCAGTCCTG GAAAAACGTTtaagagacagaaagacagaaacaGAGGAGAGCCTCCAAAAGCGCTTGCATGCTGCTCAAGTGGACATGGAGTTTg GTAAAGAACCAGATATATTTGATGTTCTTATTATCAATGATCATTTGGACGAAGCCTATGTGCAGTTAAAAGAAGCTCTCAGTGAG GAAATCAATATGGTCAAGAAAGCCAGCTTGTCTTCGTAG
- the guk1a gene encoding guanylate kinase isoform X3, giving the protein MRDSKTKAMAGPRPVVFSGPSGAGKSTLLKKLMKEYDIVFGFSVSHTTRNPRPGEVNGKDYHYVTREAMQKAIDKGEFIENAVFSGNMYGTSKAAVQAVQAKNLICILDIDMQGVRNIKKTDLNPIYVSIQPPSMAVLEKRLRDRKTETEESLQKRLHAAQVDMEFGKEPDIFDVLIINDHLDEAYVQLKEALSEEINMVKKASLSS; this is encoded by the exons ATGAGGGACTCCAAAACAAAAG CTATGGCTGGTCCCAGGCCTGTGGTGTTCAGCGGCCCCTCGGGGGCGGGGAAGAGCACTCTGCTGAAGAAGCTCATGAAGGAGTACGACATTGTCTTTGGCTTCAGCGTCTCCC ATACAACTAGAAATCCTCGACCTGGAGAGGTGAATGGCAAAG ATTACCATTATGTCACACGAGAGGCGATGCAGAAAGCCATTGACAAAGGCGAATTCATTGAGAACGCAGTGTTTTCGGGGAACATGTACGGGACGAGTAAAGCTGCCGTACAAGCCGTCCAGGCCAAAAACCTCATCTGTATACTCGACATCGACATGCAGGGTGTGAGGAACATCAAGAAGACAGACCTTAATCCCATCTACGTCTCCATCCAGCCGCCGTCCATGGCAGTCCTG GAAAAACGTTtaagagacagaaagacagaaacaGAGGAGAGCCTCCAAAAGCGCTTGCATGCTGCTCAAGTGGACATGGAGTTTg GTAAAGAACCAGATATATTTGATGTTCTTATTATCAATGATCATTTGGACGAAGCCTATGTGCAGTTAAAAGAAGCTCTCAGTGAG GAAATCAATATGGTCAAGAAAGCCAGCTTGTCTTCGTAG
- the guk1a gene encoding guanylate kinase isoform X4 produces MAGPRPVVFSGPSGAGKSTLLKKLMKEYDIVFGFSVSHTTRNPRPGEVNGKDYHYVTREAMQKAIDKGEFIENAVFSGNMYGTSKAAVQAVQAKNLICILDIDMQGVRNIKKTDLNPIYVSIQPPSMAVLEKRLRDRKTETEESLQKRLHAAQVDMEFGKEPDIFDVLIINDHLDEAYVQLKEALSEEINMVKKASLSS; encoded by the exons ATGGCTGGTCCCAGGCCTGTGGTGTTCAGCGGCCCCTCGGGGGCGGGGAAGAGCACTCTGCTGAAGAAGCTCATGAAGGAGTACGACATTGTCTTTGGCTTCAGCGTCTCCC ATACAACTAGAAATCCTCGACCTGGAGAGGTGAATGGCAAAG ATTACCATTATGTCACACGAGAGGCGATGCAGAAAGCCATTGACAAAGGCGAATTCATTGAGAACGCAGTGTTTTCGGGGAACATGTACGGGACGAGTAAAGCTGCCGTACAAGCCGTCCAGGCCAAAAACCTCATCTGTATACTCGACATCGACATGCAGGGTGTGAGGAACATCAAGAAGACAGACCTTAATCCCATCTACGTCTCCATCCAGCCGCCGTCCATGGCAGTCCTG GAAAAACGTTtaagagacagaaagacagaaacaGAGGAGAGCCTCCAAAAGCGCTTGCATGCTGCTCAAGTGGACATGGAGTTTg GTAAAGAACCAGATATATTTGATGTTCTTATTATCAATGATCATTTGGACGAAGCCTATGTGCAGTTAAAAGAAGCTCTCAGTGAG GAAATCAATATGGTCAAGAAAGCCAGCTTGTCTTCGTAG
- the arf1 gene encoding ADP-ribosylation factor 1, which yields MGNMFANLFSSMFGKKDMRILMVGLDAAGKTTILYKLKLGEIVTTIPTIGFNVETVEYKNISFTVWDVGGQDKIRPLWRHYFQNTQGLIFVVDSNDRERCGEAQDELARMLGEDELRDAVLLVFANKQDLPNAMNAAELTDKLGLHSLRNRNWYIQATCATSGDGLYEGLDWLSGQLKNH from the exons ATGGGGAATATGTTTGCAAACCTCTTTTCTTCTATGTTCGGGAAGAAGGACATGAGGATCCTCATGGTGGGTCTGGACGCAGCAGGAAAGACAACCATTTTGTACAAGCTTAAACTTGGCGAGATCGTGACTACCATTCCCACAATAG GTTTCAATGTAGAGACGGTAGAATACAAGAACATCAGTTTCACAGTATGGGATGTCGGTGGTCAAGACAAAATTCGACCGCTGTGGCGTCATTACTTCCAGAACACGCAGG GTCTCATCTTTGTCGTGGACAGCAACGACAGAGAGCGATGCGGGGAGGCTCAGGACGAGCTCGCCAGAATGCTGGGAGAGGACGAGTTGCGTGATGCCGTTCTATTAGTGTTTGCCAACAAACAA GATCTTCCAAACGCTATGAATGCAGCAGAACTCACAGACAAGCTGGGTCTCCACAGCCTACGTAACAGAAACTGGTACATCCAAGCGACCTGCGCCACCTCTGGCGATGGCCTGTACGAAGGACTGGATTGGTTGTCTGGTCAGCTCAAGAACCATTAA